The following proteins come from a genomic window of Macadamia integrifolia cultivar HAES 741 chromosome 14, SCU_Mint_v3, whole genome shotgun sequence:
- the LOC122061006 gene encoding phenolic glucoside malonyltransferase 1-like, producing the protein MYSLICCCLNQPPTRSFPSVVPLTFMAASKPVKILEQCKVAPPPGSVATPTSTAIPLTFFDAFFLPVLPVEIVYFYEYPHPISQFTHSLLPQLKHSLSSTLIHFYPLAGNVSWPHEPNQPMIYYTEGDSVSFTVAESDADFYHLSSNHIRETMESRPLVPHLPTSGTNIPLLAIQVTVFPNTGICIALSRHHSSCDGRAFTHLMRTWSSISKLGAGSLSLEFLPFLDRTVIEDKERILNIFLELLEGLMDSESGSENRILRAIDRELKPNLVRATFELNEASSRRLKEWIFAQYNKKEEQTQTHTRSIAAPSRLVATCAYTWICMLKADAKVGESNNNMTSFVLSADCRARLDPPIPRTYLGNCVKPNVVVVEDKTDLIRGGVAAAAQLLGDALHEMDKGVLKGMVQSVASLVELPHDRIFVVAGSPQFEYYKTDFGFGRPKKVEMTSVEGTSGMFLKDSSNVDGGFEFDLALNKLEMEAFASEFVDGLNALI; encoded by the coding sequence ATGTACTCCTTAATTTGTTGTTGCCTTAATCAACCCCCCACAAGAAGCTTTCCCAGCGTTGTCCCTCTGACCTTCATGGCTGCATCCAAACCTGTGAAGATTCTTGAGCAGTGCAAAGTTGCACCACCTCCGGGCTCCGTCGCCACCCCGACTTCAACCGCTATCCCTCTGACCTTCTTCGATGCATTTTTTTTACCAGTACTACCAGTGGAAATAGTATATTTCTATGAATACCCCCACCCAATATCTCAATTCACTCATTCTCTCCTTCCACAGCTCAAACACTCACTCTCCTCCACCCTCATCCACTTCTACCCTTTAGCAGGAAATGTCTCTTGGCCTCATGAACCCAACCAGCCCATGATCTATTACACTGAAGGAGACTCAGTCTCTTTCACTGTTGCTGAGTCGGATGCCGATTTTTATCATCTCTCCTCCAATCACATAAGAGAAACCATGGAATCACGCCCACTCGTGCCTCATTTGCCTACTTCTGGAACTAATATCCCCTTGTTAGCAATACAAGTTACCGTTTTCCCAAACACTGGGATCTGTATTGCTTTGTCTCGTCACCATTCGTCTTGCGATGGAAGAGCATTCACCCACTTAATGAGGACATGGTCTTCGATTTCCAAGTTAGGAGCTGGGTCTCTCTCACTTGAATTCCTACCATTCTTGGATAGGACTGTGATCGAGGATAAAGAGCGCATcttaaatattttcttggaGTTGTTGGAAGGATTAATGGATTCCGAATCTGGGTCTGAGAATCGAATATTGAGAGCGATAGATAGAGAACTCAAACCCAACTTGGTTCGAGCTACATTCGAGTTAAATGAAGCAAGCAGTAGGAGACTCAAGGAATGGATCTTTGCTCAATACAATAAGAAGGAagaacaaacacaaacacatacaAGATCAATTGCTGCTCCATCCAGATTGGTGGCGACATGTGCTTACACTTGGATTTGTATGCTTAAAGCAGACGCAAAAGTGGGCGAGTCCAACAATAATATGACTAGCTTTGTGCTTAGCGCCGACTGTAGGGCTCGCCTGGACCCTCCAATCCCAAGAACATATCTGGGTAACTGTGTCAAGCCTAATGTAGTGGTTGTTGAAGACAAGACTGATCTGATAAGAGGAGGAGTAGCTGCGGCAGCACAGTTGTTAGGAGATGCGCTCCATGAGATGGACAAAGGAGTCTTGAAAGGCATGGTGCAGAGTGTTGCAAGCTTGGTGGAGCTGCCGCATGATCGAATTTTTGTAGTCGCAGGGTCACCACAGTTTGAGTATTACAAGAcagattttgggtttgggaggCCAAAGAAGGTGGAGATGACATCCGTTGAAGGAACGAGTGGCATGTTTCTGAAAGATAGCTCTAATGTAGAtggtgggtttgagtttgatttgGCTCTTAACAAACTGGAGATGGAAGCCTTTGCTTCTGAGTTTGTTGATGGGCTTAATGCTCTGATATAG
- the LOC122060809 gene encoding malonyl-coenzyme:anthocyanin 5-O-glucoside-6'''-O-malonyltransferase-like, producing MICYTEGDTVTFTVAESDADFYHLSSNHLKDAKESRPLVPHLSTFGTTVPMLAIQVTVFPNTRIYIGLSHHHTSCDGRGFTHFMRTWASISKLGAGFGSLSSDQSLPILDRTVIKEQDDMLKMFLDKLDGFMGSESVSGNRILSVMDVELQPNMVRATLQLMKQVVRNSRNGCSLDEKTQTRSINPPSRLVAICAYTWICLLKAEAKVGGSNTNNMTLFVLTVDCRARLDPPVPEAYLGNCMRPYVVVTNKSDLMRGGIGLAAQLIGDEVHEMHKGILRGMGRMAHSVSGLIDMPPNRVLVGAGSPRFGYYKTDFGFGRPKKVETTSIDRT from the coding sequence ATGATCTGTTACACTGAAGGAGACACGGTCACTTTCACTGTTGCTGAGTCGGATGCCGATTTCTATCATCTCTCTTCCAACCACCTAAAAGACGCCAAAGAATCACGCCCACTCGTGCCTCACTTGTCTACATTTGGAACTACTGTCCCCATGTTAGCAATTCAAGTTACTGTCTTCCCAAATACTAGAATCTATATTGGGTTGTCACATCACCATACGTCTTGTGATGGAAGAGGATTCACCCACTTCATGAGGACATGGGCTTCGATCTCCAAGTTAGGAGCTGGATTTGGATCTCTCTCATCTGATCAGTCCCTACCAATCTTGGACAGGACTGTGATCAAGGAACAAGATGACATGTTAAAGATGTTCTTAGACAAGTTAGATGGATTCATGGGTTCCGAATCAGTATCTGGGAATCGAATATTAAGTGTGATGGATGTGGAACTCCAACCCAACATGGTTCGAGCTACGCTCCAGCTAATGAAGCAAGTGGTAAGAAACTCAAGGAATGGGTGTTCACTTGATGAAAAAACACAAACAAGATCAATTAATCCTCCATCCAGATTGGTGGCGATATGCGCTTATACATGGATTTGTTTGCTTAAAGCAGAAGCAAAAGTGGGTGGATCCAACACTAACAACATGACTCTTTTTGTGCTTACCGTCGACTGCAGGGCTCGGCTGGACCCTCCAGTCCCAGAAGCATACTTGGGTAATTGTATGAGACCTTATGTGGTGGTTACTAATAAGAGTGATCTGATGAGAGGAGGAATAGGTTTGGCAGCACAATTGATAGGAGATGAGGTTCATGAGATGCACAAAGGAATTTTGAGAGGCATGGGCCGCATGGCACATAGTGTTTCAGGTTTGATAGATATGCCACCTAATCGAGTTTTGGTAGGTGCAGGGTCACCACGGTTTGGGTATTACAAGACAGATTTTGGGTTTGGAAGGCCAAAGAAGGTGGAGACGACATCCATTGATAGAACATGA